One window of Alteromonas sp. LMIT006 genomic DNA carries:
- the epmA gene encoding EF-P lysine aminoacylase EpmA, translating into MTDRVVNLQKKARILSQIRAFFSERGVLEADVPCLDTHAVTDPYLTNFECDWQGRKLYLQTSPEYALKRLLSEGFGDCYYLGKAFRNEARSPQHSPEFLMLEWYRVGITPTHLMAEIAELLNCILGVDKTASISYADAFEQYANIDIWQAENEQLIAAFPGEPHFDLAAESRTDLIQMLFSILVEPHLGQEIPCFVYDFPLEQAALAKANHDGRTAQRFELYYKGFELANGYGELTDPTEQSNRFQCDIEKRSRLGLPQVAPDNRLLAALEHGLPQCSGVALGVDRLCMLALGLRHIDLVQYN; encoded by the coding sequence ATGACTGACCGCGTGGTCAATTTACAAAAAAAGGCTCGGATCTTATCTCAGATCCGAGCTTTTTTTTCAGAACGTGGCGTCCTCGAAGCAGACGTACCATGTCTAGATACTCATGCCGTAACCGACCCTTATTTGACTAATTTTGAGTGTGACTGGCAAGGTCGCAAACTGTATCTACAAACTTCACCAGAATACGCATTGAAACGATTACTCAGTGAAGGGTTTGGCGACTGTTATTATTTGGGCAAAGCATTTCGCAATGAAGCAAGATCGCCACAACACAGTCCAGAGTTTTTAATGCTTGAATGGTATCGAGTTGGAATAACACCTACTCATCTCATGGCTGAGATAGCAGAACTCCTTAACTGTATCCTAGGTGTTGACAAGACAGCTTCTATTTCCTATGCCGATGCATTTGAGCAATACGCCAATATTGATATTTGGCAAGCTGAGAATGAGCAGCTCATTGCAGCCTTTCCGGGGGAGCCGCATTTTGATCTTGCTGCAGAATCGAGAACAGATCTCATCCAAATGCTATTTAGTATCCTAGTTGAACCTCATCTCGGACAAGAGATTCCATGTTTCGTATATGACTTTCCACTGGAACAAGCAGCTTTGGCCAAAGCAAACCATGATGGGCGGACAGCACAACGTTTTGAGCTCTATTATAAAGGCTTCGAGTTAGCCAATGGTTATGGTGAATTGACTGACCCAACTGAACAGTCCAACCGTTTTCAGTGTGATATCGAAAAAAGATCTCGCTTAGGACTACCACAAGTTGCGCCCGATAATAGGTTATTGGCTGCGCTTGAACATGGGCTACCGCAGTGTAGTGGGGTAGCTCTAGGGGTCGACCGTCTGTGTATGCTGGCTTTAGGGCTTCGCCATATTGATTTGGTACAATATAATTAA
- a CDS encoding GNAT family N-acetyltransferase, producing MTTQKYIIITPYYSLREIDLRDAQQILVLTNDPDWLKYIGDRGIYSYDNALAYIQERFIASYQEYGFGSWAIIDNETGAFMGICGLLQREAMAFPELGYALLPEYRGRGVIQALIPPVLEWAKQHEVSFLTALTTPDNHTSIHILEKHGFTFSRIHFEEDNSINVYQLML from the coding sequence ATGACAACACAAAAATACATCATAATCACTCCATACTATTCGTTACGAGAAATAGATTTAAGGGATGCTCAACAGATTTTGGTTTTAACCAACGATCCTGACTGGCTCAAATACATAGGTGATCGGGGCATTTACAGCTACGACAATGCCTTGGCTTATATTCAAGAGCGGTTCATAGCGAGTTACCAAGAGTACGGTTTTGGCAGTTGGGCGATTATTGATAATGAAACCGGAGCGTTTATGGGGATCTGCGGTTTATTACAAAGAGAAGCGATGGCGTTTCCAGAGTTGGGATATGCTTTACTCCCGGAATATCGAGGTAGAGGCGTTATTCAAGCGCTTATCCCACCTGTTTTGGAATGGGCAAAACAGCATGAGGTTAGTTTTTTAACAGCACTAACAACACCCGATAATCACACGTCCATTCATATTTTAGAAAAGCATGGTTTTACTTTTTCACGCATTCATTTTGAGGAAGATAATTCAATTAATGTGTATCAACTTATGCTGTGA
- a CDS encoding peptidylprolyl isomerase, which produces MVMLCLSAPSFALKVKDGSEIQPDNAYPRVKINTNLGEFILELDRFKAPITVNNFLRYVALRSYEDTIFHRVVPDFVVQGGGYTVDYKSKPSLGKIFNESGNGLKNTYYSIAMARETDPHSATRQFFINLKDNESLDPGRNWGYTVFGSVVEGFEVIDAMGEVETEYSINFGQPDVPIEPIILQKAEILPPQF; this is translated from the coding sequence ATGGTGATGCTGTGTTTGAGTGCGCCAAGCTTCGCATTGAAAGTCAAAGATGGCTCCGAGATTCAGCCAGACAATGCTTATCCGCGAGTCAAAATAAACACCAACCTAGGCGAATTTATACTTGAACTAGACCGCTTTAAAGCGCCAATCACCGTCAATAACTTTTTGCGCTATGTTGCCCTGCGCAGTTATGAAGATACGATTTTTCATCGAGTGGTGCCGGATTTTGTCGTGCAAGGTGGAGGCTATACAGTCGATTACAAAAGCAAACCATCGCTCGGCAAAATCTTTAATGAATCAGGCAATGGCCTAAAAAATACTTACTACAGTATTGCAATGGCTAGAGAAACTGACCCACACAGTGCGACCAGACAGTTTTTTATCAATCTCAAAGACAACGAATCACTCGATCCCGGTCGGAACTGGGGCTACACCGTTTTTGGTTCAGTTGTCGAGGGCTTTGAAGTCATTGACGCGATGGGTGAGGTTGAAACAGAATATTCAATTAATTTCGGCCAACCCGATGTGCCGATTGAACCAATTATTCTGCAAAAAGCTGAGATCTTACCGCCTCAATTTTAG
- a CDS encoding methyltransferase, translating into MTIVWGARRTSVTFNKSMQIELTHAFGTHILHRYPRGAQHKSLQAWDASDEYLLRTLADTHVDSLANAHIAILNDDFGALTCALHEYHLTHWSDSLIAQQAAKANLASNELEDTVNWCHSLETPSKQIDIALIKLPKNLTFLADQLQRLRPLLHKHSIVLVGSKMQNMTKNVQALFEQYIGPNRTGLAWKKSRLLRAEVRAATSDYQMDMCHWKVPEYQLNIANLPNVFARNQLDIGARFMLEHLHPVSGQRIIDLGCGNGVLGCAALRLNPEASVTFVDESYHAVASARHNVATNHPNALANCEFWHNNCLSYYGRREPADLILCNPPFHQNNTITEHIAIQMFHDSYFALKPGGELRIVANRHLTYGRILKKRFGGFTVKANSDKFTILSTFKKG; encoded by the coding sequence ATGACAATTGTATGGGGAGCTCGTCGAACATCGGTCACCTTTAATAAGTCTATGCAGATTGAATTAACACACGCTTTTGGCACACACATATTACATCGCTATCCTCGTGGAGCACAACACAAGTCCCTACAAGCATGGGATGCCTCTGATGAGTATCTGTTACGCACGCTTGCCGATACCCACGTTGACAGCTTAGCCAACGCACATATCGCGATACTCAACGACGATTTTGGGGCGCTGACATGTGCCTTGCATGAATATCATTTAACTCATTGGAGCGATTCATTGATTGCCCAGCAAGCGGCCAAAGCCAATCTTGCCAGTAATGAATTGGAAGATACGGTGAACTGGTGTCACTCACTTGAAACACCCTCTAAGCAAATTGATATAGCATTAATTAAACTCCCTAAAAATCTCACCTTTTTGGCTGATCAGTTACAGCGTTTACGTCCATTATTGCATAAACACAGTATTGTGCTAGTTGGTAGTAAAATGCAAAACATGACCAAGAATGTGCAAGCTTTGTTTGAACAATACATTGGCCCTAATCGTACTGGTCTGGCATGGAAAAAATCTCGTTTACTGCGAGCCGAAGTCAGAGCTGCAACGTCTGATTACCAAATGGATATGTGTCACTGGAAAGTGCCAGAATATCAGTTAAACATTGCCAATCTGCCTAATGTATTTGCTCGCAATCAGCTCGATATTGGGGCGCGATTTATGTTAGAGCATCTACATCCTGTCAGTGGACAGCGCATCATTGATTTAGGCTGTGGCAATGGCGTATTAGGCTGCGCTGCGCTGCGCCTTAACCCAGAAGCATCGGTTACCTTTGTCGATGAATCATACCATGCAGTTGCCTCGGCACGACACAATGTGGCAACCAATCACCCTAACGCATTAGCGAATTGCGAGTTTTGGCACAATAACTGTCTGAGCTACTATGGACGGCGTGAACCTGCAGATTTGATTTTGTGTAATCCGCCATTTCATCAAAATAACACCATTACTGAGCATATTGCTATACAGATGTTTCACGACAGCTATTTTGCATTAAAACCAGGTGGTGAATTGCGCATTGTTGCGAACCGGCACTTAACCTATGGCAGAATATTGAAAAAGCGTTTCGGCGGTTTTACTGTCAAAGCAAATAGTGATAAGTTCACCATACTATCAACGTTCAAAAAAGGTTAA
- a CDS encoding alpha-ketoglutarate-dependent dioxygenase AlkB, which yields MFDELPIQLSLPDATVTYYPQWLEANQASSYQMTLQDELQWSQDYIKLYGREVKIPRLQAWYGEPEATYTYSQLAMKPMPWHSVLADLRATLEQECNTQFNSVLANWYRHGQDSMGMHSDDEPELGAQPVIASLTFGAARGFIMKHKLTGQKEVLELAHGSLLVMSGDTQTYWQHGINKTKKRIADRINLTFRHITPVES from the coding sequence ATGTTCGACGAGCTCCCCATACAATTGTCATTACCGGATGCGACCGTGACCTACTATCCGCAATGGCTAGAGGCCAACCAGGCATCGTCGTATCAAATGACGTTGCAAGATGAACTACAATGGTCGCAAGATTATATCAAACTCTACGGTCGCGAGGTAAAGATTCCTCGTTTACAAGCTTGGTATGGTGAACCAGAAGCGACCTATACCTACTCGCAACTGGCGATGAAGCCTATGCCATGGCATTCGGTCTTAGCTGATTTGCGCGCCACACTTGAGCAAGAGTGTAATACTCAATTTAACTCGGTATTGGCCAACTGGTATCGCCATGGGCAAGATAGTATGGGCATGCACAGTGACGACGAGCCGGAATTAGGAGCGCAACCAGTCATTGCGTCTTTGACCTTCGGTGCAGCTCGGGGATTCATCATGAAACATAAACTAACCGGTCAAAAGGAGGTGTTGGAATTGGCACATGGCAGTTTGTTAGTCATGTCTGGTGACACCCAAACGTATTGGCAGCACGGTATAAACAAGACAAAAAAACGCATTGCTGATAGAATCAATCTCACTTTTAGACACATTACACCAGTCGAATCATGA
- a CDS encoding BolA family transcriptional regulator, protein MNIEQQITQKLTDAFSPEHLEVHNESHMHNVAPGSESHFKVVIVSQAFADKRLLQCHRMVNEVLADELSNHIHALAIHTYSAEKWAATNAAPDSPNCMGGSKR, encoded by the coding sequence ATGAACATTGAGCAACAAATTACGCAAAAATTAACCGATGCATTTTCCCCAGAGCATCTAGAAGTGCATAATGAAAGTCACATGCACAATGTCGCCCCAGGTAGTGAAAGTCATTTTAAAGTAGTGATTGTGAGTCAGGCGTTTGCCGATAAGCGTTTGTTACAGTGTCATCGCATGGTCAATGAAGTGCTAGCCGATGAGTTATCTAACCACATTCATGCCTTGGCGATTCATACATATAGCGCAGAAAAGTGGGCCGCCACAAATGCTGCCCCCGATTCACCGAATTGCATGGGTGGGAGTAAGCGCTAA
- the rpoS gene encoding RNA polymerase sigma factor RpoS, which translates to MGQKKQDSDVELISQDFDAEYEDKISQSNTDDISLFSEEDADAFDDVNIAEDVQRNLDATQLYLGEIGFSPLLSAEEEVLYARKALSGDMQARERMIVCNLRLVVKIARRYNNRGLALLDLIEEGNLGLIRAVEKFDPERGFRFSTYATWWIRQTIERAIMNQTRTIRLPIHVVKELNGYLRTARQLAQDLDHEPTAEDIAAALGHDVETVSKMLKLNERISSVDSPVNQDGENKGLLDVLKDENHSGPENEVQDDDLRHSIVRWLKDLNPKQREVLARRFGLLGYEPSTLEDVGAEIGLTRERVRQIQVEALRRLRDLLGQQGLNLEALFKANNDN; encoded by the coding sequence ATGGGTCAGAAAAAGCAAGATTCAGATGTCGAACTCATATCTCAGGATTTTGACGCTGAATACGAAGATAAAATTTCACAATCAAACACAGACGATATTAGTTTGTTTTCTGAAGAAGACGCTGACGCCTTTGATGACGTCAATATCGCTGAAGATGTTCAACGTAATTTAGACGCTACACAGCTTTATTTAGGTGAGATTGGTTTTTCTCCATTGCTTAGCGCAGAGGAGGAAGTATTATACGCACGCAAAGCCTTGTCTGGAGATATGCAAGCGCGCGAGCGGATGATCGTCTGTAACTTACGCTTGGTTGTCAAGATTGCTAGACGCTACAACAACCGAGGTTTGGCTTTACTCGATTTGATTGAAGAAGGTAATTTAGGCTTAATTCGAGCGGTAGAAAAGTTCGATCCCGAACGAGGCTTTCGCTTCTCAACTTATGCAACATGGTGGATTAGACAAACCATCGAACGCGCCATCATGAATCAAACGCGCACCATTCGCCTGCCTATTCATGTAGTCAAAGAACTCAATGGATATTTGCGTACCGCTCGTCAACTGGCACAAGATCTCGACCATGAGCCCACAGCAGAAGACATTGCCGCTGCACTTGGTCACGATGTCGAAACTGTTTCTAAAATGCTCAAACTCAATGAGCGCATTAGCTCCGTGGATTCGCCAGTCAATCAAGATGGTGAAAACAAGGGCTTGCTCGATGTACTTAAAGATGAGAACCACTCAGGTCCTGAAAATGAAGTACAAGACGATGATCTACGTCATTCGATTGTGCGATGGCTCAAAGATCTCAATCCCAAACAGCGCGAAGTCCTTGCTAGACGCTTTGGTTTGTTAGGCTATGAGCCTTCAACATTAGAAGATGTGGGGGCTGAGATAGGTTTGACCCGAGAGCGAGTCCGCCAAATTCAAGTCGAAGCGCTACGTCGCTTACGCGATCTCTTGGGCCAGCAAGGACTTAATTTAGAAGCTCTATTCAAGGCGAATAACGATAATTAA
- a CDS encoding peptidoglycan DD-metalloendopeptidase family protein yields the protein MGKIALFAVTFIGLIGCAQRSVPAPISVIDTQISLDNDRQSQFIHEVQANETLYGIAWLHGKDYQELATLNGLTEPYQIRIGQKLNLSTKVIKQPSVKADTSSLETVNTAPKSKNPVASTQTQEYRGKTTSDKSLSQVASTKTLPSRVSRWVWPTEGKIVGKFSTAEAGNSGLLIANSIGTPVVSAAEGKVVYVGNALRGYGNLVIIKHTDTYLSAYAHNNKILVKERQFVKAGEMIAEMGNSGTTEAKLRFEIRFKGKSLDPQQFLPKK from the coding sequence GTGGGAAAAATAGCGCTGTTTGCAGTGACATTCATCGGGTTAATTGGCTGTGCTCAGCGTTCAGTGCCCGCGCCCATATCAGTCATCGACACACAAATAAGCTTGGATAACGACCGCCAATCGCAATTTATTCATGAAGTTCAAGCAAATGAAACTTTGTATGGAATCGCGTGGCTCCATGGCAAAGATTATCAGGAACTCGCAACACTCAACGGTTTAACAGAACCGTACCAAATTAGGATTGGGCAAAAACTCAATCTTTCAACAAAAGTCATTAAACAACCAAGCGTTAAAGCCGATACAAGTTCATTAGAGACAGTTAATACTGCTCCTAAGTCCAAAAATCCAGTTGCGTCAACTCAAACTCAGGAGTATCGTGGAAAAACTACTAGTGATAAATCTTTATCACAAGTAGCTTCAACTAAAACACTCCCTTCGCGGGTTTCGCGATGGGTATGGCCAACAGAAGGTAAAATTGTTGGTAAGTTTTCAACCGCTGAAGCGGGCAACAGTGGACTGCTTATTGCAAACTCTATTGGTACCCCGGTCGTCTCAGCAGCTGAGGGTAAAGTCGTGTATGTCGGAAATGCTCTTAGAGGTTATGGAAACCTGGTTATTATCAAGCATACCGATACGTATTTGAGTGCTTATGCACACAATAATAAAATATTGGTCAAGGAACGCCAATTTGTCAAGGCGGGAGAGATGATAGCCGAAATGGGTAACTCCGGGACGACTGAGGCAAAGCTTCGCTTTGAGATCCGCTTTAAAGGCAAATCACTGGATCCACAACAATTTTTGCCCAAAAAATAA
- a CDS encoding YqaA family protein, which produces MKLFTPLYDACLGWAQHRHADKYLAGLSFTESVIFPIPPDVMLAPMALAQPQRAWWYAMITTVASVLGGIAGYLLGYFAFDAFIHPIIVDFGYSDKLALTMEWFTHYGVWVVFIAGFSPIPYKVFTITAGMMSMAFLPFVIASAIGRGVRFFLVAGLMYWGGAKMESKLRQYVEILGWGVILLAVILYLIYR; this is translated from the coding sequence ATGAAACTCTTTACTCCTTTATATGATGCTTGTTTAGGATGGGCTCAGCACCGCCATGCAGATAAATATCTGGCTGGCTTAAGTTTTACTGAGTCGGTTATATTTCCAATCCCACCGGATGTCATGCTCGCCCCCATGGCCTTGGCTCAACCGCAAAGAGCTTGGTGGTACGCAATGATTACCACCGTTGCATCTGTATTAGGCGGTATCGCCGGATATTTGTTAGGCTATTTTGCATTTGATGCATTTATCCATCCTATCATTGTGGATTTTGGTTACAGCGACAAATTGGCGCTCACTATGGAATGGTTTACCCATTATGGCGTTTGGGTCGTTTTCATAGCAGGATTTTCACCAATACCTTATAAAGTGTTTACAATCACTGCAGGTATGATGTCGATGGCCTTTTTGCCCTTTGTGATCGCATCGGCAATTGGCCGAGGTGTACGGTTCTTTTTGGTTGCTGGATTAATGTATTGGGGGGGCGCAAAAATGGAAAGCAAATTGCGTCAATATGTTGAAATTCTTGGCTGGGGCGTTATCCTACTTGCAGTGATTCTATATTTGATTTACAGGTAA
- a CDS encoding protein-L-isoaspartate(D-aspartate) O-methyltransferase, with translation MIKTLPRAKGLIELLLQHGIEDKAVLEVMGNIPREHFLPSTLSHQAYINDALPIGQGQTLSQPSTVAFMTQTLRAHMAEYSFKSPKILEIGTGSGYQTTVLAKLFAHVFTVERIKALQFQAQRRFSQLDCYNISCKHGDGWEGWRAKGPYDGILVTAAAATLPEELVAQLNDNGCMLIPIGDTQQTLTYVRKVGQTVQRIPLDEARFVPLIQGTII, from the coding sequence ATGATCAAAACTTTGCCCCGAGCCAAAGGTCTTATCGAGCTGTTACTACAGCATGGCATAGAAGATAAGGCAGTACTTGAAGTAATGGGTAATATCCCACGAGAGCACTTTTTACCCTCTACTTTATCGCACCAAGCATACATTAATGACGCTTTACCCATTGGGCAAGGTCAGACTTTATCCCAGCCATCTACTGTGGCATTCATGACTCAAACACTGCGTGCCCATATGGCAGAATACTCGTTCAAATCACCCAAAATATTGGAAATTGGTACTGGTTCGGGATATCAAACCACAGTGCTCGCCAAACTCTTTGCCCACGTCTTTACCGTTGAACGCATCAAAGCCCTGCAATTTCAGGCTCAGCGCCGTTTCAGTCAATTAGATTGTTACAACATCTCATGCAAACATGGGGATGGCTGGGAAGGTTGGCGCGCCAAAGGGCCTTATGATGGCATTTTGGTAACTGCTGCCGCGGCAACGTTACCCGAGGAATTAGTTGCGCAACTTAACGACAACGGCTGTATGCTGATTCCAATTGGGGATACTCAGCAAACTCTAACCTATGTCCGTAAAGTTGGGCAAACTGTGCAACGGATACCACTCGACGAGGCGCGCTTTGTGCCATTAATTCAAGGAACGATCATTTAA
- the surE gene encoding 5'/3'-nucleotidase SurE — MHILLSNDDSAFAQGIIAAHQALSSQYKVTVIAPDRNNSGASNALSLHSPLRVTTLDNGFHAVNGTPSDCVQIGVNGDFMTAPDIVVSGINHGPNLGDDVIYSGTVAAATEGRHLGLPAIAISMHGYTNWQFATAGQVLLDLLQKLKEMPLTNTSILNVNVPNVPYQELKGVQVTRLGNRHQAENMVKDKDPFGRTIFWYGKLGPEQDAGPGTDFHAIANGYVSVTPLSVDMTDYQAQQSLSAWMAQR, encoded by the coding sequence ATGCACATTTTGTTAAGTAATGATGACAGCGCTTTTGCTCAAGGGATCATAGCCGCTCATCAAGCGTTAAGTAGCCAATATAAGGTCACTGTGATTGCACCTGACCGCAATAACTCAGGTGCCAGTAATGCACTTTCTCTACATTCACCATTACGCGTGACAACCCTAGATAACGGTTTTCATGCGGTTAATGGTACTCCATCAGATTGTGTACAGATTGGTGTCAATGGAGATTTTATGACTGCGCCAGACATCGTTGTATCGGGTATCAATCACGGTCCTAATCTTGGAGATGATGTCATTTATTCAGGAACGGTCGCTGCTGCAACCGAGGGACGTCACCTAGGGTTGCCAGCAATTGCGATTTCGATGCATGGATATACAAACTGGCAATTTGCTACTGCTGGACAAGTGTTATTGGACTTACTGCAAAAACTAAAAGAAATGCCTTTGACAAATACCAGTATCCTGAATGTGAATGTGCCAAATGTCCCTTATCAGGAACTCAAGGGCGTTCAAGTCACTCGATTGGGGAATCGTCACCAAGCCGAAAATATGGTGAAAGATAAAGACCCCTTTGGTCGCACTATTTTTTGGTATGGCAAGCTCGGACCGGAACAGGACGCGGGTCCTGGAACCGATTTTCATGCCATTGCCAACGGTTATGTTTCAGTGACACCTTTATCCGTAGATATGACGGACTATCAAGCACAACAGTCTTTGTCAGCATGGATGGCCCAGCGATGA
- the truD gene encoding tRNA pseudouridine(13) synthase TruD, which produces MKYPAQDWAHLYQKPVAKADFKRVIDDFVVDEILGYELSGEGEHSYVHIEKTGLNTAYVAEELAKCYRLPLRQVTYAGRKDKYGRTRQYFGVHHPLHPELDFTQFALKGLRVLSVTKHHKKLKTGHLAGNRFALILRDVSDCADVESRLHHIRESGVPNYYGQQRFGEMHYTDENGLSAIRYGGNLELAKNLLDGKTIKQRNKKNLAISALRSWLFNTLIHTRIERGCFFQPISGDAFMLAGSNSFFIPERNDDIIAKRLAEGDIHISAALFGRGSLNTQDKAIALEENLFAQYPQICATLSQLGLKQERRAIRLLPSQLKWQWEANNLHVEFTLPKGCFATSVLRELCHWGE; this is translated from the coding sequence ATGAAGTATCCTGCACAAGACTGGGCACACCTTTATCAAAAACCTGTGGCTAAAGCCGATTTCAAACGTGTTATCGATGATTTTGTGGTAGATGAAATTCTTGGCTACGAATTATCAGGGGAAGGTGAGCACAGTTACGTACACATCGAAAAAACTGGCTTAAATACCGCTTATGTTGCAGAGGAGCTTGCCAAGTGTTACCGTCTTCCACTGCGTCAGGTAACGTATGCGGGAAGAAAAGACAAATACGGACGCACCAGGCAATACTTCGGCGTACATCACCCACTGCACCCTGAACTTGATTTCACTCAATTTGCACTCAAAGGTTTACGCGTTTTAAGCGTAACCAAACACCATAAAAAACTCAAAACCGGCCATCTGGCTGGCAATCGATTTGCCTTAATTTTACGCGATGTTTCCGATTGTGCAGACGTCGAGAGTCGACTTCATCACATTCGTGAGTCTGGTGTGCCCAACTATTATGGACAACAGCGTTTTGGTGAGATGCATTATACTGATGAAAATGGGCTCTCTGCTATTCGCTATGGCGGTAACCTAGAGCTCGCGAAAAATTTGCTTGACGGTAAAACGATTAAACAACGCAACAAGAAAAATCTAGCCATATCCGCCTTACGCAGCTGGCTATTTAATACTCTGATTCACACTCGAATTGAACGAGGTTGTTTCTTCCAACCAATATCTGGCGATGCATTTATGCTGGCAGGAAGTAATAGCTTTTTCATTCCAGAAAGAAATGATGACATCATCGCTAAACGGCTCGCTGAGGGCGATATTCATATCTCTGCCGCCCTTTTTGGTAGAGGGTCATTAAATACTCAAGACAAGGCTATCGCATTAGAAGAAAACCTGTTTGCGCAATATCCACAAATCTGTGCTACGTTATCTCAATTAGGATTAAAGCAAGAACGCCGAGCGATTCGCTTATTGCCGTCTCAACTTAAATGGCAGTGGGAAGCGAATAACCTACATGTGGAATTTACTCTACCAAAAGGCTGCTTTGCCACATCCGTTTTGCGTGAACTATGTCACTGGGGAGAATAA
- the ispF gene encoding 2-C-methyl-D-erythritol 2,4-cyclodiphosphate synthase, whose product MSLPFRIGHGYDVHKFGGDKPLILGGVEVAHTTGLLAHSDGDVVLHALCDALLGAVALGDIGHHFPDSDPAFAGANSGVLLRDVYSQVKQRGYILGNTDITIVAQAPKMAPYIPSMQAYIAHTLEVEPSQVNVKATTTEKLGFTGRKEGIATHAVVLLIQAED is encoded by the coding sequence ATGAGTCTTCCCTTTCGCATAGGACATGGTTATGACGTACACAAATTTGGTGGCGATAAACCGTTAATTTTAGGTGGAGTTGAAGTGGCTCACACAACTGGGTTGCTCGCGCATTCCGATGGCGATGTTGTATTACACGCATTATGTGACGCATTACTTGGTGCAGTTGCGCTTGGCGATATTGGTCATCATTTTCCAGATAGCGATCCTGCTTTTGCCGGTGCAAACAGTGGCGTCCTCTTACGTGACGTCTATTCTCAAGTGAAACAGCGAGGCTACATACTTGGCAATACCGACATCACGATTGTGGCACAAGCGCCCAAAATGGCCCCTTATATTCCATCAATGCAAGCGTATATTGCGCACACATTAGAGGTTGAACCCTCACAAGTAAATGTTAAAGCAACGACGACTGAAAAACTCGGGTTTACCGGACGCAAAGAAGGCATTGCCACTCATGCAGTTGTCTTGTTGATTCAAGCTGAAGACTAA
- the ispD gene encoding 2-C-methyl-D-erythritol 4-phosphate cytidylyltransferase: MPNQYIAIVPAAGIGSRMQANIAKQYLKIGSKTVIEHSLSQLLTYPKLAEVVVALHPEDYHFSSLEIASHPKLRAVTGGDERVDSVLAALKACPPDATALVHDAARPCLRHTDIDALIAKLEHSAQAAILARPATDTIKSAHGSTIAKTLPREHIWGAQTPQASGVATLINAIEQAMTNTTVTDEASALEFCDIPVELVAGSSDNIKITHPEDLALAEFYLQQQGRL, encoded by the coding sequence ATGCCAAATCAATATATCGCCATTGTTCCAGCTGCCGGTATCGGTTCACGAATGCAAGCTAATATTGCCAAGCAATACCTCAAAATCGGAAGCAAGACAGTGATTGAGCACTCACTTTCACAACTTTTAACTTATCCTAAATTAGCAGAAGTGGTGGTTGCCTTACATCCTGAGGATTATCATTTCTCATCCCTAGAGATTGCGTCTCATCCCAAGTTGCGCGCCGTCACTGGTGGAGATGAGCGGGTTGACTCGGTACTAGCTGCACTAAAAGCATGTCCCCCAGACGCAACCGCATTAGTGCACGATGCCGCACGGCCTTGTTTGCGTCACACTGATATTGACGCACTCATTGCAAAACTTGAGCACAGCGCTCAAGCGGCGATTTTGGCTAGACCGGCGACGGACACCATCAAATCTGCCCATGGCTCAACTATTGCAAAAACCTTACCTAGAGAACATATCTGGGGAGCGCAAACCCCTCAAGCATCGGGTGTTGCTACCCTAATTAATGCTATTGAGCAAGCCATGACAAATACGACCGTGACCGACGAAGCTTCCGCATTAGAATTTTGTGATATTCCTGTTGAGTTAGTTGCTGGTAGCAGTGATAACATAAAAATCACCCACCCCGAAGACTTAGCATTGGCTGAGTTTTATTTACAACAACAAGGACGCTTATAA